In Bacteroidales bacterium, one DNA window encodes the following:
- a CDS encoding phosphate-starvation-inducible PsiE family protein, whose amino-acid sequence MLNIIHQAERIIVLTLIGLMTLMLLVATLNLGYTVFLSFLESPTYLITPRGLMQIFDSFLVVLIGLELLETIRTFLKDNVVHVEVVMLVAIIAIARKVIVLDYDKYSGLEFIGIGLLIIALAVGYFFIRRAIHQYCETKTPSIHTPQTHNHE is encoded by the coding sequence ATGCTAAATATTATTCATCAAGCCGAGCGGATTATTGTGCTGACCCTGATAGGGCTGATGACGTTAATGTTACTGGTTGCAACACTAAATTTAGGCTACACAGTTTTCCTGAGTTTTCTTGAATCGCCCACCTATCTGATTACTCCCAGGGGGCTGATGCAGATTTTCGACAGCTTCCTGGTAGTGCTTATCGGCCTCGAGTTACTCGAAACAATCAGGACATTCCTCAAAGACAATGTAGTGCATGTTGAAGTAGTCATGTTGGTTGCCATCATTGCAATTGCCCGCAAAGTGATTGTCCTTGATTATGACAAGTATTCAGGTCTTGAATTCATAGGTATCGGTTTGCTGATCATCGCATTGGCAGTCGGATACTTTTTCATCAGGCGCGCAATTCATCAGTATTGCGAAACAAAAACACCTTCGATTCACACTCCCCAAACCCATAATCACGAATGA